Below is a genomic region from Desulfonatronum thiosulfatophilum.
AGGTGACCGCCGTGGGAGAGATCCATGCCCAGGATCACATCCCCGGGATTCAGGGCTCCGAAATAGACCGCCATGTTGGCCTGGGAGCCGGAGTGCGGCTGGACATTGGCGTATTCGGCCTTGAACAGCTTCTTAGCCCGGTCCTGGGCCAGGGTTTCGGCCATATCGACATACTCGCAACCGCCGTAATACCGTTTCCCCGGATAGCCCTCCGCGTATTTGTGCGTCAGGACGCTGCCCATGGCCATGCGCACGGACGGCGAGGTAAAGTTCTCCGAAGCGATCAGCTCCAGCTTGTTCAGTTGTCGCTGCTCTTCAAGATAAATGACTTCAGCAATGTCCGGGTCGTGGCGACGGAGGTCGTCGAGGTTCATGTGGTCTCCGGGAGTATTTTTCTGTTAGGCAATGAATTGTATAAACGAGATGAAGCTTGCTGAATACGTAAATGCCGAAGCCTTTCAATCAACAATCGTCATCCTTCCCAGCGCTTGAACATAATGGTGGCGTTGGTCCCGCCGAAGCCGAAGGAATTGCACAGCACGTATCGGACTTGCGCTTTTCGGGAACCGTCCGTGACGTAATCCAGGTCGCATTCCGGATCAGGCTCGACCATGTTGATGGTTCCGGGGATCACCCCATGGTGCAGGGTCATCACGGAAAAAACGCTCTCCACGCCGCCGGCGGCTCCGAGAAGGTGGCCGATCATGGACTTGTTGGCCGTGATGGGAATGGACGAGGCATGTTTGCCGAAAACCGTCTTGATGGCGCGGGTTTCCGTGATGTCGTTCAGCTTGGTGGAAGTGCCGTGGGCATTGATATGGTCCAATTCCTCGGGTGGAATTCCGGCTTCATCCAGAGCGGCCCGCATGGCCAGGGCCATGCCCTCGCCGTCCTCATGGGGAGCGGTAATGTGATAGGCGTCCGATGAAGCCCCGTAGCCCACGACCTCGGCCAGGATCGTCGCCCCTCTGGCCTTGGCGTGTTCCAGCGTCTCCAAAAGCAATAGTCCGCAGCCCTCGCCCATCACGAAACCGTCTCGATTGTTTTCAAAGGGACGAGATGCGGTCAGGGGATCGTCGTTGCGGGTGGAAAGGGCGCGCAGTGCATTAAATCCGGCCAGAGCCAATGGCGTCAGGCTGGCTTCGGTGCCGCCGCAGATGGCGACATCGGCCCGGCCGAGCAGCAGTTCGGAGTAGGCGGTTCCGATGGCGTGCAGCCCCGAGGCGCAGGCCGAAGTGGTCACGACGTTGTTGCCCTTGGCGCCGGTGAAAATGGAGACCTGACCGGAAGCCATGTTGGCGATCAGGGAGGGGATGAAGAACGGAGAAACCTTGCGCGGCCCGCCACTGAGCATCAGAGTTTGGGAACGCTCCAGGGCGTCGAGTCCACCGATGCCGCATCCGATGATCACCGCGGTCCGGTGGGCAAGATCCGCCGGGATCTCCCAGCGGGCGTTCTCCAGAAGCATTTTCGCGCCTGCCACGGCAAACTGGGCAAAGAGTTCCATGCGGCGAGTCTGCTTGACGGGCATGTATTTTTCCGGATCGAAGCCTTTGACTTCTCCGGAAATCTTGGTTGCATGCTCCTGAACATCGAAACGAGTCATCGGTCCTATCCCCGATTCCCCCTTCAGCAGCCTCTCCCAACTTGTTTGAAGATCCACCCCCAAGGGAGTGAGTGCCGACAGACCGGTTACCACAATTTGTTTTTTGGACATCGCTTCCACCTTACGGGTGAGGACGGGAAAAAAACGAGCGTCTCGTGATCATGCGACATGGATCACAAGACGCCCGGAACATATGCGAGAACCCTCGAAATCGAAATTATCC
It encodes:
- the fabF gene encoding beta-ketoacyl-ACP synthase II, giving the protein MSKKQIVVTGLSALTPLGVDLQTSWERLLKGESGIGPMTRFDVQEHATKISGEVKGFDPEKYMPVKQTRRMELFAQFAVAGAKMLLENARWEIPADLAHRTAVIIGCGIGGLDALERSQTLMLSGGPRKVSPFFIPSLIANMASGQVSIFTGAKGNNVVTTSACASGLHAIGTAYSELLLGRADVAICGGTEASLTPLALAGFNALRALSTRNDDPLTASRPFENNRDGFVMGEGCGLLLLETLEHAKARGATILAEVVGYGASSDAYHITAPHEDGEGMALAMRAALDEAGIPPEELDHINAHGTSTKLNDITETRAIKTVFGKHASSIPITANKSMIGHLLGAAGGVESVFSVMTLHHGVIPGTINMVEPDPECDLDYVTDGSRKAQVRYVLCNSFGFGGTNATIMFKRWEG